The following coding sequences lie in one Spinacia oleracea cultivar Varoflay chromosome 1, BTI_SOV_V1, whole genome shotgun sequence genomic window:
- the LOC110789645 gene encoding ABC transporter G family member 6: protein MSRVVDDDSASSSPTLLPYFSSSNNHHTMDLEANGGSGGGSGGGGGSSGRRVSFSPTLGQLLKRVGDVRREGTGDETPVHHTLAMSPETRALPFVLRFSELTYNVKIQRKLRIPGVATGEQFPGGVFSRTKTLLNDISGEARDGEVMAVLGASGSGKSTLIDALANRIARGSLKGKITLNGEPLESRLLKVISAYVMQDDLLFPMLTVEETLMFSAEFRLPRTLSKSKKAARVQQLIDQLGLRNAAKTIIGDEGHRGVSGGERRRVSIGIDIIHDPIILFLDEPTSGLDSTSAFMVVKVLQRIAQSGSIVVMSIHQPSYRIMGLLDRLLFLSKGQTVYSGSPSDLPGYFGEFGTPIPENENKTEFALDLIRELEGSQGGTKALVEFHKGWQMKNRSALPNIEGAPLDSRGGLSLKEAISASISRGKLVSGATNTDASPASMVPTFANPFWNEIITLSKRSVMNSRRTPELIGIRLGAVLVTGFILATMFWQLDNSPKGVQERLGFFAFAMSTTFYTCADALPVFIQERYIFMRETNYNAYRRSSYVLSHALTALPSLAFLSLAFAATTFWAVGLDGGASGFFFYFGIIFASFWAGNSFVSFLSGVVPHVMLGYVIVVAILAYFLLFSGFFINRDRIPDYWIWFHYISLVKYPYEGVLQNEFQDPTKCFIRGVQIFDNTPLGAVPGAMKVRLLQTISGSLGMTITPSTCVTTGADILQQQGVTDLSKWGCLWVTVAWGFFFRILFYFALLLGSKNKRN from the exons ATGTCTCGTGTTGTAGATGATGATTCTGCTTCTTCATCACCtactctcttaccttatttcagTTCATCTAATAACCATCACACCATGGACCTCGAGGCTAATGGCGGCAGCGGCGGTGGTAGTGGCGGTGGCGGTGGAAGCTCTGGTCGTCGTGTGTCGTTCTCACCGACTTTAGGGCAGCTCTTGAAGCGCGTGGGGGACGTTCGAAGGGAGGGTACCGGAGATGAGACCCCAGTCCACCATACTCTTGCTATGAGCCCCGAAACACGAGCACTTCCATTTGTGCTACGATTCTCGGAGCTGACTTACAATGTGAAAATCCAGAGGAAGTTGAGAATTCCaggtgttgcaaccggagagcAGTTTCCCGGCGGAGTATTCTCTCGTACGAAGACGCTTCTGAATGATATTTCCGGCGAGGCTCGAGACGGCGAGGTTATGGCCGTGTTAGGTGCGAGTGGGTCGGGGAAGTCAACACTCATTGACGCCCTAGCGAAtcgaattgcaaggggtagttTAAAGGGGAAGATAACCCTTAACGGCGAGCCGCTCGAGTCGCGGCTCCTGAAAGTGATATCCGCCTATGTTATGCAAGATGATTTACTCTTCCCTATGTTAACGGTGGAAGAGACGCTAATGTTCTCGGCGGAGTTCCGGCTTCCTCGGACTCTATCAAAGTCGAAGAAGGCGGCGAGGGTTCAGCAATTGATTGATCAATTAGGGTTAAGAAACGCCGCTAAAACAATCATAGGCGATGAAGGACACCGTGGGGTGTCGGGTGGAGAGCGGCGTAGGGTGTCGATTGGTATCGACATCATTCACGACCCGATTATCCTCTTCCTCGACGAACCCACCTCGGGTTTGGACTCAACTAGTGCCTTCATGGTTGTGAAAGTTTTACAAAGGATTGCTCAAAGTGGTAGTATCGTTGTAATGTCAATCCACCAACCTAGCTACCGTATCATGGGGTTACTAGACCGTCTTCTGTTCCTATCAAAAGGACAGACGGTCTACAGCGGTTCACCTTCCGACTTACCGGGTTATTTCGGGGAGTTCGGGACTCCGATACCGGAAAATGAAAACAAAACGGAGTTCGCACTTGATTTGATCAGAGAGCTAGAAGGGTCTCAAGGTGGAACCAAAGCTCTGGTGGAGTTTCACAAAGGGTGGCAAATGAAAAACAGAAGTGCACTCCCTAACATCGAAGGGGCACCCTTAGACAGTAGGGGTGGGTTATCCTTAAAAGAGGCAATTAGTGCTAGTATCTCAAGAGGAAAACTTGTCTCTGGAGCTACCAACACTGATGCTAGTCCTGCTTCAATGGTCCCCACTTTTGCAAACCCTTTCTGGAACGAGATAATCACACTGTCTAAAAGGTCTGTGATGAACTCCCGTCGGACTCCGGAACTCATCGGAATCCGACTAGGAGCTGTTCTTGTGACAGGGTTCATCCTAGCAACAATGTTCTGGCAACTAGACAATTCACCTAAAGGTGTTCAAGAGAGACTCGGGTTTTTCGCTTTCGCAATGTCAACAACATTCTACACTTGTGCTGACGCTCTCCCGGTGTTCatccaagagag GTACATATTCATGCGAGAGACAAACTACAACGCATACCGTCGATCCTCCTACGTACTATCCCACGCACTCACCGCACTCCCTTCATTAGCCTTCCTTTCACTAGCATTTGCAGCCACTACATTCTGGGCAGTCGGCTTAGACGGTGGAGCTTCTGGGTTCTTCTTCTACTTCGGTATCATCTTCGCCTCTTTCTGGGCCGGTAACTCCTTCGTGTCCTTCCTCTCAGGGGTAGTCCCTCACGTCATGCTTGGCTATGTCATAGTTGTGGCAATCCTAGCTTACTTCCTACTCTTTTCGGGCTTCTTCATTAACCGTGATCGTATCCCTGATTACTGGATTTGGTTTCACTACATTTCCCTAGTTAAGTACCCTTATGAAGGTGTCCTACAAAATGAGTTTCAAGACCCTACAAAGTGTTTCATTCGCGGTGTTCAAATcttcgacaacaccccgctcGGGGCCGTCCCCGGTGCCATGAAGGTGCGCCTATTGCAGACTATCAGTGGGTCGTTAGGGATGACGATTACGCCTTCGACGTGTGTGACCACCGGTGCTGATATACTCCAACAGCAAGGGGTGACTGACTTGAGTAAATGGGGATGCTTATGGGTTACTGTTGCTTGGGGTTTTTTCTTTAGGATTTTGTTTTACTTTGCTTTGTTACTGGGAAGCAAGAATAAGAGAAACTAA
- the LOC110789644 gene encoding protein RDM16 isoform X2: MQKELAAKMKKIPLLNRGTSSSNAVNAQVGSKEEIKPPSAAGIQQTPSTSTFPPAAASAKTASMIDPAKYEAVKRAQELAAKMGFRQDTEFAPLINLFPGQLPLDTTALQKPAKAPVLRLDAHGREVDEDGNVVYISKPSSLSTLKVNINKQKKDAFQIHKPELEVDPDKNPHFDPRMGIDKTKLLRPKRMNFLFVEEGKWSKDAEIIKLKSQFGEAQAKELKAKQAQLARAKAEPNINPNLIEVSERVITKKEPKESIPEVEWWDVPLLRSGDYADIADGSSIEDRVKMEKITIYLEHPRPIEPPAEPAPPQPQPLKLTKKEQKKLRTQRRLAKEKDRQEMIRQGLIEPPKPKVKMSNIMRVLASEATQDPTKMEMEVRTAAAEREQAHVDRNIARKLTPAERREKKERKLFEDPNTLETIVSVYKINDFSHPQNRFKVDINAQENRLTGCAVISEGFSVVVVEGGSKSIKRYGKLMLRRINWLAKVLNEDGEEDEDEEKPPNKCSLVWQGSVAKPSFNRFFIHDCRTEAAARKVFSDAGVGHYWELAANFVDDQI; the protein is encoded by the exons ATGCAGAAGGAACTCGCTGCAAAAATGAAGAAGATTCCTTTG CTAAACAGAGGTACTAGCTCAAGCAATGCTGTCAATGCTCAAGTGGGCTCGAAAGAAGAAATTAAACCACCTAGTGCTGCTGGGATTCAGCAGACACCATCAACATCTACCTTTCCCCCAGCTGCTGCTTCTGCTAAGACGGCTAGCATGATAGACCCTGCCAAATATGAAGCTGTGAAGCGTGCACAAGAACTTGCTGCCAAGATGGGGTTTCGCCAGGATACAGAATTTGCTCCTTTGATAAATTTGTTCCCTGGGCAGTTGCCACTTGATACTACCGCGCTTCAAAAGCCTGCAAAGGCTCCAGTTCTTCGGTTGGATGCTCACGGTAGGGAAGTTGATGAGGATGGAAATGTTGTCTACATTTCTAAACCAAGCAGTCTAAGTACCCTTAAG GTGAATATTAACAAGCAGAAAAAAGATGCATTCCAGATTCACAAGCCAGAATTGGAAGTTGATCCAGATAAGAATCCTCATTTTGATCCAAGGATGGGTATTGACAAAACCAAGCTTCTCAGGCCCAAAAGAATGAATTTCCTGTTTGTTGAGGAAGGTAAATGGTCAAAAGACGCTGAGATTATCAAACTGAAG AGTCAATTTGGAGAAGCCCAAGCCAAGGAGCTTAAGGCTAAGCAGGCACAGCTGGCTAGGGCAAAGGCGGAGCCAAACATAAATCCAAATTTGATTGAGGTTTCAGAAAGAGTTATCACAAAGAAAGAGCCAAAGGAGTCTATTCCAGAAGTTGAATGGTG GGATGTGCCTCTTCTGCGTTCTGGTGATTATGCTGATATTGCTGATGGTAGCAGCATTGAAGATAGAGTGAAGATGGAGAAAATCACGATCTATCTTGAGCATCCCCGTCCTATTGAACCTCCTGCAGAGCCAGCCCCACCACAACCTCAACCGCTTAAACTTACAAAGAAGGAACAGAAGAAACTCCGTACACAGCGTCGCTTGGCAAAGGAGAAGGATAGGCAGGAGATGATTAGGCAAGGTTTAATCGAGCCCCCCAAACCTAAAGTTAAAATGAGTAACATCATGAGAGTGTTGGCCTCTGAGGCAACCCAAGACCCAACGAAAATGGAGATGGAAGTTCGAACTGCTGCAGCTGAACGTGAGCAGGCTCATGTGGACAGGAACATTGCTCGCAAACTGACACCTGCTGAGCGGCGTGAAAAGAAAGAGAGGAAGCTGTTTGAAGATCCAAATACTTTGGAAACTATTGTTTCAGTGTACAAGATCAATGACTTTTCACACCCACAAAATAGGTTCAAAGTTGACATCAATGCGCAAGAGAACCGTTTAACTGGTTGCGCTGTCATTTCTGAGGGTTTTAGTGTCGTGGTTGTTGAAGGTGGAAGCAAATCCATTAAAAGGTATGGAAAGCTGATGCTTCGGCGGATAAATTGGCTTGCCAAGGTGTTAAATGAGGACGGGGAGGAAGATGAAGATGAGGAAAAACCACCAAATAAATGTTCTCTGGTTTGGCAAGGAAGTGTGGCAAAACCTAGTTTTAACCGGTTCTTCATCCATGATTGCAGAACTGAGGCTGCTGCCCGCAAAGTTTTCTCTGATGCTGGTGTTGGCCACTACTGGGAATTGGCTGCAAACTTTGTGGATGATCAGATATAA
- the LOC110789644 gene encoding protein RDM16 isoform X1: MEKATEKEKSSRKSREERETTEHKHRHHRSRHRHRYEDEEDDDEHRRSRREKSHDDEHHHRHHHKSREYSVDEQGDEEEDARDSRRGREGSRDKDKDRKKRKDREVSEERIDDKRAKVSDVKKERRRFDDDDNGRIVKDERKEKRRFEDDGNGRVKIEEAKTKKEDGGRGDGSGEIVDNNNGRKRDRRRFEDGDVKKESVAEPTGRSGSFPNDGAEKSLNVSSRFSSETFPANNHTATKVSSISTTHENKGVNITGSHAVTGKSSTDGTPSTAGKTGNISLDALAKAKKALQMQKELAAKMKKIPLLNRGTSSSNAVNAQVGSKEEIKPPSAAGIQQTPSTSTFPPAAASAKTASMIDPAKYEAVKRAQELAAKMGFRQDTEFAPLINLFPGQLPLDTTALQKPAKAPVLRLDAHGREVDEDGNVVYISKPSSLSTLKVNINKQKKDAFQIHKPELEVDPDKNPHFDPRMGIDKTKLLRPKRMNFLFVEEGKWSKDAEIIKLKSQFGEAQAKELKAKQAQLARAKAEPNINPNLIEVSERVITKKEPKESIPEVEWWDVPLLRSGDYADIADGSSIEDRVKMEKITIYLEHPRPIEPPAEPAPPQPQPLKLTKKEQKKLRTQRRLAKEKDRQEMIRQGLIEPPKPKVKMSNIMRVLASEATQDPTKMEMEVRTAAAEREQAHVDRNIARKLTPAERREKKERKLFEDPNTLETIVSVYKINDFSHPQNRFKVDINAQENRLTGCAVISEGFSVVVVEGGSKSIKRYGKLMLRRINWLAKVLNEDGEEDEDEEKPPNKCSLVWQGSVAKPSFNRFFIHDCRTEAAARKVFSDAGVGHYWELAANFVDDQI; this comes from the exons ATGGAAAAGGCGACGGAGAAGGAGAAAAGCAGTCGGAAAtcgagggaggagagagaaactacaGAGCACAAGCACCGTCACCACAGATCTAGGCATCGCCACCGCTATGAAGACGAGGAAGACGACGATGAGCACCGTCGATCTAGGAGAGAGAAATCTCACGACGACGAACACCACCACCGTCACCATCATAAATCGAGGGAGTACTCCGTGGATGAGCAGGGGGATGAGGAGGAAGATGCTCGTGATTCGAGGAGAGGGAGGGAAGGCAGTAGGGATAAGGATAAGGATAGAAAGAAGAGGAAGGATAGGGAGGTGAGTGAGGAGAGGATTGATGACAAGAGGGCTAAGGTTTCTGATGTCAAGAAGGAGAGGCGTCGTTTTGATGACGACGATAATGGTAGAATTGTTAAGGATGAAAGGAAAGAGAAGAGGAGATTTGAGGATGATGGAAATGGTAGGGTTAAGATTGAAGAAGCTAAGACGAAGAAAGAAGATGGCGGCCGCGGCGATGGCAGTGGGGAGATTGTTGATAATAATAATGGCAGGAAGAGGGATAGGAGAAGATTTGAAGATGGTGATGTTAAGAAAGAAAGTGTTGCAGAGCCTACTGGCAGGAGTGGTTCCTTTCCAAAC GATGGTGCTGAGAAATCACTCAATGTGTCATCAAGATTTTCATCTGAAACATTCCCCGCAAATAACCATACTGCCACCAAGGTATCTTCAATTTCTACCACCCATGAAAATAAGGGAGTTAATATTACCGGATCTCATGCGGTTACTGGAAAATCTAGTACAGATGGAACACCTTCAACTGCTGGCAAGACTGGAAATATATCCCTTGATGCTTTAGCAAAAGCTAAGAAAGCTTTACAGATGCAGAAGGAACTCGCTGCAAAAATGAAGAAGATTCCTTTG CTAAACAGAGGTACTAGCTCAAGCAATGCTGTCAATGCTCAAGTGGGCTCGAAAGAAGAAATTAAACCACCTAGTGCTGCTGGGATTCAGCAGACACCATCAACATCTACCTTTCCCCCAGCTGCTGCTTCTGCTAAGACGGCTAGCATGATAGACCCTGCCAAATATGAAGCTGTGAAGCGTGCACAAGAACTTGCTGCCAAGATGGGGTTTCGCCAGGATACAGAATTTGCTCCTTTGATAAATTTGTTCCCTGGGCAGTTGCCACTTGATACTACCGCGCTTCAAAAGCCTGCAAAGGCTCCAGTTCTTCGGTTGGATGCTCACGGTAGGGAAGTTGATGAGGATGGAAATGTTGTCTACATTTCTAAACCAAGCAGTCTAAGTACCCTTAAG GTGAATATTAACAAGCAGAAAAAAGATGCATTCCAGATTCACAAGCCAGAATTGGAAGTTGATCCAGATAAGAATCCTCATTTTGATCCAAGGATGGGTATTGACAAAACCAAGCTTCTCAGGCCCAAAAGAATGAATTTCCTGTTTGTTGAGGAAGGTAAATGGTCAAAAGACGCTGAGATTATCAAACTGAAG AGTCAATTTGGAGAAGCCCAAGCCAAGGAGCTTAAGGCTAAGCAGGCACAGCTGGCTAGGGCAAAGGCGGAGCCAAACATAAATCCAAATTTGATTGAGGTTTCAGAAAGAGTTATCACAAAGAAAGAGCCAAAGGAGTCTATTCCAGAAGTTGAATGGTG GGATGTGCCTCTTCTGCGTTCTGGTGATTATGCTGATATTGCTGATGGTAGCAGCATTGAAGATAGAGTGAAGATGGAGAAAATCACGATCTATCTTGAGCATCCCCGTCCTATTGAACCTCCTGCAGAGCCAGCCCCACCACAACCTCAACCGCTTAAACTTACAAAGAAGGAACAGAAGAAACTCCGTACACAGCGTCGCTTGGCAAAGGAGAAGGATAGGCAGGAGATGATTAGGCAAGGTTTAATCGAGCCCCCCAAACCTAAAGTTAAAATGAGTAACATCATGAGAGTGTTGGCCTCTGAGGCAACCCAAGACCCAACGAAAATGGAGATGGAAGTTCGAACTGCTGCAGCTGAACGTGAGCAGGCTCATGTGGACAGGAACATTGCTCGCAAACTGACACCTGCTGAGCGGCGTGAAAAGAAAGAGAGGAAGCTGTTTGAAGATCCAAATACTTTGGAAACTATTGTTTCAGTGTACAAGATCAATGACTTTTCACACCCACAAAATAGGTTCAAAGTTGACATCAATGCGCAAGAGAACCGTTTAACTGGTTGCGCTGTCATTTCTGAGGGTTTTAGTGTCGTGGTTGTTGAAGGTGGAAGCAAATCCATTAAAAGGTATGGAAAGCTGATGCTTCGGCGGATAAATTGGCTTGCCAAGGTGTTAAATGAGGACGGGGAGGAAGATGAAGATGAGGAAAAACCACCAAATAAATGTTCTCTGGTTTGGCAAGGAAGTGTGGCAAAACCTAGTTTTAACCGGTTCTTCATCCATGATTGCAGAACTGAGGCTGCTGCCCGCAAAGTTTTCTCTGATGCTGGTGTTGGCCACTACTGGGAATTGGCTGCAAACTTTGTGGATGATCAGATATAA